GCGATATCAAAATACATAACGATGAGATATCAAACAAATTTTCATTACtattcatgaattactcaaaattgtttttttttgtgtcatTCAGCACAACATTCGTGTGCCACCTCACGTCATCCCATGTTGAAAAAGTGCACACAAACCTGAAAAGTTTTTCAAATAGCAAGATCTGATCAGATGGCCTGACTGAAACACATCCAAAGAgtacttttttatttgagaCTTTGAGTGAGTATTTGTGTGTGGATATAAGCTGGTCCATTGGACATACGTTTGATTTAATTAGTTTTATTGGTGATTAGTTTAATAGTCTACTTATTACTTTTGGACATACAAATATGAATCTATAGCCATTATTATATTCGCTATTATTGAGGTATCACCAATTTCAGATTACATGTCCCAGTGCATATGAAGCTATAGATTGGTAACTTTAAAAAGTCTAGTTTGTGCAAACATGAAATCctcattattcatttatttagctcGTGATAAAGTAAAAACACAGGGGAGTTGAATGTTTTTCTCTGAGCTGAACAATGAGCGCGGTAGCTGATTTAGATGACAGAAACATTGACAGGTGGGTAATTATTTCAGTCATCATCATCTGTCTCTGACAGCTGTCATTCACTTAACCCCGAAAGAcccaaatatatttaaaagaaaaaaaatgtttcaccctttaaatgttgttgttggAGTCCTCTGATgcagaaataaaacagttttacatttTCGACATTTTAGTACGTTTTTATGGACATGTTGTAATATTGCAACGTTGGGCTTTTGGGGAAGCAGAATTTCAATGACGTGACTTACTGTCTGAACAAATGCAGAAAACATGAGATGGGCTTATTCGCAGGGTGTAATGCTTATGTCGACCCAAAACAGTGGCATATATGTCTATACATTAATAATCATTAAATAATGATAATCATAAGTCataattgtataaaaaaaatatttattataagaATATGCTTACACTGTATATACAAAACTAGATGAACTGTTTACAGGCATCTTCAGTTGTGATAGTCCCAAAAACAGTTCTTATCCTCTGAGAAGCAGAGGCGGACATTGCATTTGCAGCAAAGAGATTCCCGTTCCTACCCACAGCTTGAATCCCCATGGGTTTGGCTTGCCACGCATGTACTGTTTGATGGAGCTGAATTTCCCCTTGAAAGGATTTGTGTTCTTCTGGTACCACCTGCAGGCATTTATCCCTGAATGCATCAAGCCATGGTCTGACTTTCCAaagtttgtcatgtttttccaTCTCAGGCACAGTAAAATTGTTCACAAAATGTAATGATCTCAACAGATATTGGAACATGTTCCGTGACATCACATCTGCAACAGGGCTGTACCGTGTGTCAGTCTCCCAATACATAAGGACTCCAGCCATTTGAACTATGAAACGATCGTTTCTTCTGAAACCAACTTTCTGAAATATTCCTATTCTAGTCTATAGGAATCTCCAAATTCCTCCTCATTACATCAGAGTCCATCTCAAAGTCACTGTTGCCATTCTGAATAGCATCAATACATCATAAACATTGTATACATGATGGTCTTTCCTGGCTGGTGGcattctgaaataaaaaaacacaatcaatGCAGTTAATACATTCCACAGAATGGACACATTCCACATTATTCACACAATGCTGTCTGGCTATCTTATCGTGCCCTAATTGCCCTGCTAATAGCCCCACATTCCAGAACATTATCACCTGGCCTTCATGCAGCAAGCAGATATTTTGGTCAAACAAGCAAAGGCCagaaaaataaggaaaataaatcaataatgatactggtagtttttaaaaaattgctACACAAATACTTCCAAACTAGTTAATCCCTAATTCAACttgaaattatttaataatcattacatttgaattgaaactataaaaaataacaaaattaacTCTCTCCTGCTTTATTTTGCAAATTGCATCATTCATAGCTTTTTATTGATtctgataataaataaagccCACACATTATTAAGAGGGAAtatatttcttatttgtttatttattggttgattttatgttttgttacacACGTCTCTGTAAAGAGATTCTCATTTCTTGTTTCTATCTCTAAGAATGATACAAGATCACAGTTTTTCATATCACGTGTTCCAGACACACTGAGACATGCCTTGGGTAATGATTATATTACATTCTACATCTGTGCTCCCATTGTACGCCCAATCCCTAGGTCTTAAGTGCACAGAGGAGTAAAGACCTGTACCATGCATCCTGTTGACCTTTCTGCATTAGGGTAACACTTTCCCATGATGCTTTCAGTTGGGCATACAACTACAGTTTTTCCTTTTtgcttacacacaaaatgtttacttgtcacacaatttctgaaacctgacactcaaacacaagaaccacacaccaaatcggcaaaaccatacactaattttctcgacctttgactcagttttcagtttcgtaaaacacttttttgtttCAACGCTCACCAGAGCCGAGATCGGAGGTAACGATTGTTTTGTTGGCTCTCCGGAGCGAAGGGGCCAATTTCCTTTTCTCGACTACTACGTACCTCGGCAACGTGTCAAGCCTGCAACGGGGTGGGGTGTGTgcatgctgtgtgtgtgagtatTTGTGTATTGCGACACACAACTGTACAAAAGATCATTTGATCGGTCGTTGGCATTTGTGAATATATTGTTTTGATGTACTAAGTGTTCGGATGGTTTAAACAAGTTAGTAAGAGTTAAAGCAATCAAGTTAAACGTTGTTACTGGAATGTGTACATTTAATACTGAGACTTTTAGGGGCTTATGGGGTTTTGTGTTGGGATAACTCTACCAGGTTAACTGTTAGAGGCAGTCAGACAGGGTTTTCGTTAATAGTACGGTGGAACCCTAAATGGGTTTAAACAGTTTCTGTTAAAGAAAGAAGCTAATACAGAGGATTtacttttattctttattttctttgtgtttttttcctcttGCCCTGTAACATACAAGTACATGTAATACGATTTCACTATATTTTCTACCATAAAGTTTCTGTCTACTTCCGCAGTTGAAGACAATATATACAATTGTTTGAACGGACTTTTGTGAGTGGGTGCATTCTTGCAGTGCTAAGAGTAATTTATGGTATAAACACTAATCTATAGTAAGTGTCCAACATTGTAACGTTGTGGAAGTTAAACTGTATTAGAAGACAGGAATAAAAGGATAATTCAGACAAAGAAAAGAACCCAGGTCCTTATCATAAACTCTTGCCTGGTGTAGTTGGTCGGAGGATAGGGGCTACAGTAGTATATTACGTTACAGTTTATGGCACACACTCACGCTGTTCCTAAATCTTCTACAGAGTGGAAAGGCGAAGGTTTCATGGTGGGTGAGGTCACATGTGCACTGAAGAGCAAGCGACGGCTATCGTGAATttggttttggccaataatgctATAGAATTTGTGTTATACGCAACCATATCCTTAATGATGCCACAATTTTTGGgaacataaatgctgtgagtccctccagaaaaaaataataacgtTTCGTCCTGTGTACAGTCTTCACAACCACAAATGGCCTCCAGAGACCCCTGCATCAGAAAGGTGCACAGAACCTAAGTGGACAGAACCCTGTAAGCTACTGACTTTCTGCGAAGCGTTGTCAGGGCCTATTGTAAAACACAATGGTGGAAACGGCCAGCAGAAGATGCATTTCCTTAGGCTCCAGTCTCTTCGGAGGcgtgggttcaaatcccaccGCTGCCAGTGGATCTGTGCTGTGCTTGGAGCGTTGTGAGTGCAGTTTCTCATTTACCTCCAGAGCCACATTAGCTGGTTCCAGTGTGCTTGATGAGGGATGAACCTGCACTCACCTGCAGGACTGAACACCCCCGCCTTGAGGGCCTACACCGAGAACTCGGGGCACAACTTCACGAGCCCGGATAGCTCAGTTAGAGCATCAGACTTTTAATCTCAGGGTCCAGGGTTCAAGTCCCTGCTCGGGCGATGGGTGCCCACCTGCAAGTCGCCTTTACCTTATGAGCTGTTCTGACCCCGCCCTttgttgaaaaacaaaaaaagaaaaagtttgcTCGCGCGTTGGAGTCGACATATGGGCTTTGAGGAGAGTTTTTATCGAGCTTTGCTTCAGCGCATGCACCAGAAATTCCTTGAGACCTCATCCAAAGCTGCCAATCCCCTCCCTGCAGATGTAGGCCGGAAGTCCTGCTCGCACAACTTCGGCGTAGGGCTGGTGGCTTGCCGTGGTCGTATAGTGGTTAGTACTCTGCGTTGTGGCCGCAGCAACCCCGGTTCGAATCTGGGTCACGGCAAGGGACTGTGTGCTTTTTTGTCCTGCCATTCCCTTTTTGCTGTGCACAGAACGTCGCCCGTCAGTGATGATCCTGAACTtcaaattgctaacattctcaTTGATTTCTCATTTCTCAATCAGATTTCTCATTGGGCCTGGGATGGTACTATTTGAGGGATCCTGAACCCCACGGATGGTTAAAGTGGTCATACATATTCTACATTTATTAAGacccattttattttacatttattaagacccccccatacacacaaTCTTTGTTGTCTACTACTATTACTACAACAACTACTACTACTATAGCACTTATTATTATACTATGCTAAGGGTACCTTTTTTCTTGGCCgactttaaagcattttttgttcattcttttgtaattcttttgaagcttaagacagaatataataacaataacaggtatataatagaaacaataaataacagaaaaaacagacagcaacacaaaaaaaacttccaggtgaaatatttaaattcaattcaagAAAGAGGAAAAAGAAATATCCTCTCAACACATAATCAATTAACCATTATAAAAAAGCATAAATATTATACTTTGAGCACAACGTATATGATTTTATTGCTTTGACATTACTGGAAGAAGAAATAGTTTCCAAATTACATTTCAACTATCTacaagaaataataaatatgGGTTTAACAGACAAAAATTTGCATTTATGTATAAAGAAACTTAgctaggaaaataaataaatgtattagaaAATAATTGTCTTTTTGATTCTTGTtagaattataaaaaacaaataagatgTCTTTAAATACCAAAGAAAAACTGTCTAAGATAGATGCACATACAAACAGACCCATTTTTCCAAAGGGTAACTACATGGACACAATCCCAAAAGAGATGACGAACTGACTCATCTTCAGCTCCACAGAAGGAGCAGAAGGGATTCATTTCAGGAACCTTTTTATATGAAGATTGACAGGGTAAACTCATGTGCGTCGAtttacttttgactaccattgtatttcttcctactatgggcgtctggttataaacattctccaaatatctttctctgtgttcatcagaacaaagaaatttatgcagatttggaacaactcgaaggtgagtaaatgatgacagaattttcattttaggggtttagtatccctttaagaagggAAAGCGTTCCTGATGACGTCACGGACCGACGACGACGCATGACGACTTCCTGTTTTGGGGAAGTCCTGAGTTAGTTATCAATCTCTTGGTTTGGAGATTACCACAGGAATATACAACGATTTACCCTtcaaatgtgtatatttaatcTGGAGTAAAATTTAAAGTGCGGCTAtcctttttaataaataatgtcgGACAGTCCAGGTGGGTGCGGTTTGTTTACTGAATTGCATGGCTAACTCAGTACAGCCTTAACATGCTAATAGCTAAAGAACACTTCCATATGAACATTTAAACATGTTGTTAGTTCATCTCTGTCAGCAATTGAGCAAGATTTTCATGCCTTGCAGATATATAAATGCTTATTGCAGTCCAGACACTTTTACCCTCGTTTACCTCCTTTTAAGTGtggttttaaatgttaaaacaagGTCACCAGAATATTGCACGACATCAACTTAGAACCTTCAACTGCATTTTACAAAGCGTGCAGTCAGTGTTTTAGTGGTGTTTATTAGGTTAAAATAACGCGAGCAATATTTACAGATACTTTTATGTCTGACTATTTTACAGTTAACAGTAACGTTAGTTGTTTCAAATTGAACATATCTTTCTAAagattatttttaatgaaatatatggAATATGACACCGTGTTTGTAAATGCCTTTAATGAGAATTCATTCCAGGGCACAGGCATTGCCCAATATTCAAGTCTATTTCTGTCACTGTAGACCAGTGCTTCTAGAAAATTCTTTTCAACCTGCATTTGGTCACCAACAGACCTGCCACCAAGCGATGAACAGAATTTGGAGATACAAGGCTCTGTTACTAACTGCTCAGATGCGGTGACTGAGGGACAAgaagaaaacatgtttaatgacCGACAGTACTGTAAGTACATAACGTgacaaatgttttgaaattgacAAAAACCATATCTGTTACATACTATGTCATATGTACACACTCTTTGTTTGATACACCTCGTCATTTTTTTGGCAGATTGTGAGATGTGCCACCAGCACTTCGTAGATCAGTGCGGGGTTCATGGGCCACCGTTATTTACTTATGACTCACCAGCGACTAAGGGGACTCCTCAGAGGGCTCTCTTAACACTCCCTCAAGGTTTGGTGATAGGCAGATCAAGCATTCCCAACGCAGGACTTGGAGTTTTCAACCAAGGCCAGACTGTGCCTTTGGGGATGCATTTTGGACCTTTTGATGGAGAGGTGACCAGTGAGGAAAAGGCATTAGATAGTTCAAATTCTTGGGTAGTAAGTGTCAACCTtctgtttttagtttgttttgttacAATTTATTAATAAGCCTCTTTCACATGAGACGGAAACTACGTCACCGCAGGGTAAAGCAACTTCCCCTACAGATTAAATGCCATTGTAATAGAATGCGCTTGTGTCATTTAAATCTTACGTTTATCTGTACTGTCTTTTTTTGCGACTTTAATctatattaaacataaatattcatATCTGTGCATTTATCTGTTTTGTGCACTCGGACTGCTAATATTGATTTAAGTGTTTTGAGTTTATACACCCTAGCTCGCGTGTTATTTAAACGTGATCGCGTCACTGTATTATAAGAAATGACTTTAAAATGCTGGTACACTGTTAACATAGAGTGTAACTCGTTAATATGTGTTAGTAAATAAGATACCATAAACTGCTAAGGTAaggtttcttttttattgtaactaccaaatgtaaaatgttaaaacttaaattgTGAAAACGTAATAAATGTAGAACTTAAAAATTAACCAAGCTTAAGAAATGCAAAGTATTACATTGCGCTGTAaccaatattaataaattagacCGTATTATTAAATGCTTACCATAAACAGCTGTGTTGTCCTTCTCCAGTCTTTTAATGGGTCGCTTTCAATACTGCACATCTAATGTTCCTAAATAATCATGGtcttacttttattttaatgtactgtatacataaaCAATTATTCACTCCCCTATCACAGTAACACAGAGCAGACATAATAAAACATGCATATATAATGCGTGGCAATGATCCAATGCACCCGCGAGTAAAACATctgatattatatattttacattattagaATATTTTTGATAATGTCAGAAGCACTAGCGAGACCAGacaacagaagacattttttaaattttctgaaacagaaagtgaTGCGAGTCTGACGGGAGGGATTGGGTGATGTCTTTCCAGCACAACGCGCTGCCTTTACTGTAATTACTTTATCGATATAATGCAGGACCaaaccagacaaacataaagaataaaatgaGACAGAGAACATCGTCACTGGATTTATTATATGCAGTTCAGTAGTTAAAATCAGCAAGTACCATCAGGTTGATATCCCATAAACAGTACAAACCTTATTAAGATCGAAACAGCAGTACTAGAGCCACCTCTTAGCTGAGAGGTGTgtttaaattaagatcttaacTTTAAGCAGGCGGTAATAAGGTATTAAGCTCGTTTGCATTATTTATATGAAGACATTTAATCCAGACACTCTTGTTAGACTTGGATACTGCTGTAACCGGAACATCGTTTACCCTGCGACAAACAATGCGGAAGTCAAAAACCCGGAAGCGTGAAAAAGGCCTATGctgtatgatttgactaagctTAAACATCATTCTTCTCTTATTAACAGATTTGCAGAGGCAATAATCAATGTAGTTACATAGATGTAGAGAGAGATACTCACTCTAACTGGATGAAGTAAGCACTCCTTTTATGCTCCTGAATTTTATTtgagttgtgtttatttgtttattaattctttcttttttgtattttgtttaaggTATGTGGTGTGCTCAACAAGTGAGATGGAGCAGAATCTTGTTGCATTTCAGCAAAATGGACAGATTCTGTTTCGTTGTTGTCGATCTATTAGCCCAGGGCAGGAGTTACGAGTGTGGTATTCTGATGAATATGCAGAAGGCCTTGGCACAATCTGGGATAAGATCTGGGACAGAAAATGCAACCCTCCTGGtaattttgcttaaaataacATGATGCGTCCTATGTAGCAAATTGAGCATATCATTTTCTCTCAAGTTTTCGTGGGTGGGAAACAATCGAATGTTCTATCATGATTTTCTAGACATTTTGGTTGATAACAATGTGAAACACaatgaacatttttatgaaGAAGGAAATCAAATGCAAATTCATAGTTACTTAAACACTTAAACATCCACCTAAAGCAGCAACATTATGTTTTACAAAAATTTTGAAAGATCACGAGATACCAAATTTTAGGTGTATTGCCCAGGGGTTGTTCTcgcaataaatatttttatattcatcaaatatttttttagaacATGAGTTTTGCCATTTAGTTTAAGAGGATTTATAATGCACCTCGCACTCCTCTGTTATTAAAACGGAAACGGAAAACGTATAAAAGCAGCGCATGCAATAGAAATATATCTACTTTTTGTTTAACTTTTAGAAGTCACTTGAGTTCTGAACTCCATTAATGAGAGCATAATATTTAATGTGTGTATGAAAGCGTGAAATGTGTTAGGGTTTacccgtcaagtttgtttttataaatcccatcttttgcgtaggaagtggcgtacgcctctttcagggcatgttttgttCGTACGCATCGGTAATAAATGAGGCCTCAGGTCTCCCAGTCCTATAGTGAACTTTGACCGGATAGTTACATACAACAGCTGTAATGTATTGGTTTTACTGTCTATCCCAGTCTATTGATATTTCAGTAATTTGCCCTTTTTCTTACAGGGAAAACCGAAGAACAGTCCTCTCAAGAATGCCCTTGTCCTCATTGCTGTTACTCCTTTCCAACCTCTTTTTATCTGGGTGTTCATGTGAAACGTTCGCACCCAGATCAGTATGCACAATTCTTGCAGACGCAGCCAATTGTGTCCACAGACCACTCACCAGTGATCGACGTAGACCAGTGCCTCCTGGCCTCTGATGCACTTCCTCCAAGCCAGGTGCAGCCAAACACAGGTTACTGTCAGGGTCAAGTTTCAAGCCTAAATGGACAAGCCGTACATGACCTAGAAAAGTCAGACAGCACAGATTTGTCCGATATATGCAAGAAGGGTTCGAACGAGACCACCAACGGGGTAACCGATGTCTCGggagaaacaaataaatgtggtGAGTGTGACCGCAATTTTCTGAGGTCTTGTCATCTGAAGAGACATCAGCGCACTATCCACTTCAAGGAGAAGCCTTATTGCTGCAGCCAATGTAGGAAGTGCTTCAGTCAGGCAACAGGCCTGAAGAGACACCAACAGACCCACCGGAACGAGGAGAAACAAACGGATGCCACCATACCTTCTGATGTACACCCCTGCACCAAGTGTTCGTTCTCTTTTGTGACCAAAGTCAATTTATTCCAACATCTCAAGCGCCATCATCATGGCGAGTACCTCAGATTAGTGGAGAATGGCTCGCTCACACCACAGAATGAGGCTACAGAGGCTCATTTTGACACGAATGACCCACCCTACGAACCTCCTGTTAGCTCGGGAAAGTCTGCGAAGAGCCGCTTGAGCCGCAGGATTCGTCCTAAAAATGTGCCTAGCGGACGACCCCGTGGCCGACCGCCGAAGAACAAGCATAAAGCCACAGCTGAGGCACAG
This genomic window from Triplophysa rosa linkage group LG18, Trosa_1v2, whole genome shotgun sequence contains:
- the prdm9 gene encoding histone-lysine N-methyltransferase PRDM9 isoform X1; its protein translation is MSDSPDLPPSDEQNLEIQGSVTNCSDAVTEGQEENMFNDRQYYCEMCHQHFVDQCGVHGPPLFTYDSPATKGTPQRALLTLPQGLVIGRSSIPNAGLGVFNQGQTVPLGMHFGPFDGEVTSEEKALDSSNSWVICRGNNQCSYIDVERDTHSNWMKYVVCSTSEMEQNLVAFQQNGQILFRCCRSISPGQELRVWYSDEYAEGLGTIWDKIWDRKCNPPGKTEEQSSQECPCPHCCYSFPTSFYLGVHVKRSHPDQYAQFLQTQPIVSTDHSPVIDVDQCLLASDALPPSQVQPNTGYCQGQVSSLNGQAVHDLEKSDSTDLSDICKKGSNETTNGVTDVSGETNKCGECDRNFLRSCHLKRHQRTIHFKEKPYCCSQCRKCFSQATGLKRHQQTHRNEEKQTDATIPSDVHPCTKCSFSFVTKVNLFQHLKRHHHGEYLRLVENGSLTPQNEATEAHFDTNDPPYEPPVSSGKSAKSRLSRRIRPKNVPSGRPRGRPPKNKHKATAEAQTALTVCTKCEQSFSDSELLKTHQCPGKANKEPEEPQEAPASRHVCGECKRVFGNLDLLKAHECIQLEGGPHSCFSCNLHFNRLCNLRRHERTIHSKEKPYCCTQCLKSFAQSSGLKRHQQSHSRLKALLQSSAQENDTIFLCTYCPFSFTGEHYLHKHIRRHHPEMSGKYLSFDGVFSGEKPHSCTQCSKSFSTIKGFKNHTCFKQGDKVYLCPDCGKAFSWFNSLKQHQRIHTGEKPYTCQQCGKSFVHAGQLNVHLRTHTGEKPFLCAQCGESFRQSGDLRRHEQKHSGVRPCRCPDCGKSFSRPQSLKAHQQLHVGTKLFPCGQCGKSFTRGYHLTRHLQKMHSALQ
- the prdm9 gene encoding histone-lysine N-methyltransferase PRDM9 isoform X2; translated protein: MFNDRQYYCEMCHQHFVDQCGVHGPPLFTYDSPATKGTPQRALLTLPQGLVIGRSSIPNAGLGVFNQGQTVPLGMHFGPFDGEVTSEEKALDSSNSWVICRGNNQCSYIDVERDTHSNWMKYVVCSTSEMEQNLVAFQQNGQILFRCCRSISPGQELRVWYSDEYAEGLGTIWDKIWDRKCNPPGKTEEQSSQECPCPHCCYSFPTSFYLGVHVKRSHPDQYAQFLQTQPIVSTDHSPVIDVDQCLLASDALPPSQVQPNTGYCQGQVSSLNGQAVHDLEKSDSTDLSDICKKGSNETTNGVTDVSGETNKCGECDRNFLRSCHLKRHQRTIHFKEKPYCCSQCRKCFSQATGLKRHQQTHRNEEKQTDATIPSDVHPCTKCSFSFVTKVNLFQHLKRHHHGEYLRLVENGSLTPQNEATEAHFDTNDPPYEPPVSSGKSAKSRLSRRIRPKNVPSGRPRGRPPKNKHKATAEAQTALTVCTKCEQSFSDSELLKTHQCPGKANKEPEEPQEAPASRHVCGECKRVFGNLDLLKAHECIQLEGGPHSCFSCNLHFNRLCNLRRHERTIHSKEKPYCCTQCLKSFAQSSGLKRHQQSHSRLKALLQSSAQENDTIFLCTYCPFSFTGEHYLHKHIRRHHPEMSGKYLSFDGVFSGEKPHSCTQCSKSFSTIKGFKNHTCFKQGDKVYLCPDCGKAFSWFNSLKQHQRIHTGEKPYTCQQCGKSFVHAGQLNVHLRTHTGEKPFLCAQCGESFRQSGDLRRHEQKHSGVRPCRCPDCGKSFSRPQSLKAHQQLHVGTKLFPCGQCGKSFTRGYHLTRHLQKMHSALQ